Part of the Halorhabdus utahensis DSM 12940 genome, GTCGGCGAGGAACTGTCGATTCCAGCCAGCGAGCTCTGGGACGACATCGTCGAGGGCGCTCACGAGAACGGCGAACCCGGCGTGATCTATCTCGAACGCGCCAACAAGGAACATTCCTTCGACGTGGAAGAAAATTCAGACCATAGAATCCTTGCAACAAACCCGTGTGGTGAACAACCCTTGGAGGAGTACGAGGCCTGCAACCTCGGCCACATCAACCTCTCGACGCTGGCCGCCGAGGGGGCCCCGGACTGGCGGGTCTGGTCCGAACGCCACGCCGACGACTATGACGACTTCGAGGCGGCGGTCGAGGCGTATCTCGACGAAGCCATCGACGTCGAGGAACTCGAATACCGCATCGAGATGGCGACCCGGTTCCTCGAGAACGTCGTCACGATGTCGGACTTCCCGGTCGAGAAGATCGAGGAGAAAGTCCGGGACATGCGCAAGATCGGGCTGGGGATCATGGGACTGGCCCAACTGTTCATCCAGCTCGGCGTCAAGTACGGCAGCGACGAGGGCGACGCGATCGCCGGCCACCTCATGCAGAAGATCAACCACGACTCCAAGTGGGCGAGCCACGAACTCGCCGAGGAGCGGGGCGTCTTCAACGACTGGGAGGACTCCAAATACGCCGACCCGACCGAGTACCGCGAGTGGTTCGAACACTACGTCGGCGAGGACGCCGACGACTGGGCCGAGGGCTTCCCGATCCGCAACCACAACACGACGACCATCGCTCCGACCGGCACGACCAGCATGGTCGGGAACACGACGGGTGGCTGTGAGCCCGTCTACAACGTCGCCTACTACAAGAACGTCTCCGACGACGTCCAGGGCGACGAGATGCTCGTGGAGTTCGACGACTACTTCCTCCGCGTGCTGGAGGAGAACGGCATCGACGTCGAGACCGTCAAGGAGGAGGCCCAGGAACAGATGGCGACAAACGAGTTCGACGGCGTCGAGGGGCTCTCGACGGTGCCCGACGCCATCGGCGAACTGTTCGTCACGACGGGCGACCTCTCGCCCAAGCAGCACGCCTCGATCCAGTGTACGCTCCAGGACGGCGTGGACAGCGCCATCTCGAAGACGGTCAACGCGCCCAACGACTCCACGATCGAGGACGCCAAAGATGTCTTCGAGTACATCTACGAACACGGCGGCAAAGGCGTCACCTATTACCGGGACGGCACCCGGAGCAAGCAGGTGCTGACCACCAGGGCGGAGAACACCGACTTCGCCGACATGGACACCGAGGAGGTCATCGCCCAGATCGAGGCCGTCTTCGGCGGGATCGAGGCCTTCCTCGATGACGAGGACGTCAGGGCAGCCCTCGACGGTGAAATCGAAACGCTCCTCGGCGAAGCCGACGGCGAATACGCCGACTACGCCAAAAAGCGCCCGCGGCCTGACGTCCTCCATGGCGTGACCCAGCGTATCGACACCGGCTACGGGAAGGTCTACGTCAACATCAACGAGGATCCCGAAGCCGAACGGCCCTTCGAGCTGTTCGCCAACATCGGCAACTCCGGCGGCTTCACGGCGTCGTTCACCGAGGCCCTCGCCAAGACCGTCTCGGCCGCACTCCGGGCCGGCGTCGATCCCAACGAGATCGCCGGCGAACTCCAGGGTATCCGCTCACCGAAGGTCGCCTGGGACAAGGGCGAACAGATCCAGTCGATCCCGGACGCCATCGGCACGGCGATGCGCCGATACCTCGATGGCGACATCGAGCGGGCCTATCCACAACAGCAGACGCTCGAAGAGACCGCCGACGAAGAGGATCCGGAAGCCATGGGCCACTCGACTGACGGCGGCGCGACGACTGCGCCGAGTGAATCGGTTGAGCCGACCGAGCCGAGTGGTGACCAGCAGGAACTCATCGAGAACGGCGAGAGTCCCGAATGTCCCGAGTGTGGGTCGATGTCGCTGTATTACTCCGAAGGCTGCAAGACCTGTGAGTCCTGTGGCTGGTCGGAGTGTTGAGCGCCGACTGAGCTGACTCGTTCGCTACAGCGATCGTTCACGTTCGTTTTTCCGCCTTCCGAACTATCAAGCAGTCCGCTTGCCAGGAATACACATGGAAGAGTCCGGTGGCCGGCCCTGTCCACGCTGTGGTCGCCCGCTGTTCGAACGCCACTGCAAGTACGTCTGTCCAAGCCACGGCGTCGTCTACGACTGTGCGGACACCTTCTACTGAGGAGAAACAGCCGGCGAAGAGGATGGAATCGATCACTGCGAGCCGGACGATCCCATGGAGGGCAGTCGGTCGTAGTCGACGATGTGACGGATCACGGGACTGGCAAGAACGAGCACACCGACCGCAGCAGCCCCGACGACCAGGGGAAGGCCGCCGGCGCTCCCCTCGACGGCGAGCGTCCGCATCGAACTGCCGGCGACGACACCCGCGAGCACCCATGGAAGCTGACCCACGAGCGTCCCGGCGACGAACGCTCGCGTCGGGACCGAGGAGAGGCCGGCCCCATACGAGATCACGTCCGCTGGCAGGGGGAGAAGTCGTGCAGCCGCCACGCCGCGGAACGCGCCGGTGGTCTCGACGACGTGGCTACCGCGGTCGTGGAGTCGGCCGAAGAGACCGCGCTCACGCGGGGCGTGACGGGCGAGCAGATACGCCGGCAGCGAGGTACAGACGGCCCCGAGAAGGCCAACAGGGACGCCAAGCGGGATGCCGAGACCATACCCGACGAGGATCGACACCAGCGAGACAGGCCACAGCACCAGCGGCCGGACAGCGTAAACGGCAAGCAGCACGGCAGCGAATGCGAGTGGCGACCCGACAGCCGTCTCGACGACCGAGCGCAGGGCGTCGAGCGAGCCGAACACCGCGACGCCGGCAGTGGCGAGAGCGACGAGCGCGATCGCGCCGAGTTGGCGTCTCACTGCCGGTTCCATTACCAGAGAAAGGCGCGGGAGTCGGCAAACCTCTTGTGGTCCCATCTTTTTCGTCGTCGGGTGTCCTCGCTCACTTCGTTCGCTGCGGGCACCGCGTGGCGACTGCGAGGCGGCTTCACCGCCTCGATCGGAGACGGCAATGCCGTCTCCGTCGCCACGGCATTCGGTTGCGGGCCGTCGCCCCACAACCCGCTCCCGGCAAAAACATGGTCCACGCGAACGCAGTGAGTGTGGGCTCGGGAAAGCTTGCGCTCCCGGTGGTGAAAACGGCCGCCTCCGCCGTCTTCGACGGGTCCGGCGGTGAAACGTCTTGCTTCGCTCGGCGTACGTTCAACCCGATTTGCACTGGTAATCTATTCCGTTCGACACAGGCCCAACTAGAGACATCGCCAACGAAGGCCAACGATTCTTGGCGGCGGAGCACGA contains:
- a CDS encoding TVP38/TMEM64 family protein, with translation MEPAVRRQLGAIALVALATAGVAVFGSLDALRSVVETAVGSPLAFAAVLLAVYAVRPLVLWPVSLVSILVGYGLGIPLGVPVGLLGAVCTSLPAYLLARHAPRERGLFGRLHDRGSHVVETTGAFRGVAAARLLPLPADVISYGAGLSSVPTRAFVAGTLVGQLPWVLAGVVAGSSMRTLAVEGSAGGLPLVVGAAAVGVLVLASPVIRHIVDYDRLPSMGSSGSQ
- a CDS encoding HVO_2523 family zinc finger protein, with amino-acid sequence MEESGGRPCPRCGRPLFERHCKYVCPSHGVVYDCADTFY
- a CDS encoding adenosylcobalamin-dependent ribonucleoside-diphosphate reductase gives rise to the protein MSDAELAVDEVTLPIKRIEGDTLADRLTDNAYHNILPARYLRKDADGELVEQQEDLFERVGKNIALAEAVYEARNQDVEITVTPDQLKPDHPRRDELAEEVFGKGTSIGDDAETTLSVYNVNKFAYETVVPELPADVREHVEETATEFQDLMENLSFMPNSPTLMNAGDELQQLSACFVDSPEDDIDDIHQTAKEAAQVFQSGGGMGYAFWRLRPYGDAVGSTGGIASGPITFMRTFDQMCETIAQGGARRGAQMGVMRVSHPDVIQFIHAKNKDVSLARTLRLNDPDDFTHTSFSDALEEARELIDDDGRVPEHLRNAVEGHLSNFNISVGITDEFMDALQNDEEFTFTNPRTGDPHIVTAETKELYDMFGLGEYVEVGEELSIPASELWDDIVEGAHENGEPGVIYLERANKEHSFDVEENSDHRILATNPCGEQPLEEYEACNLGHINLSTLAAEGAPDWRVWSERHADDYDDFEAAVEAYLDEAIDVEELEYRIEMATRFLENVVTMSDFPVEKIEEKVRDMRKIGLGIMGLAQLFIQLGVKYGSDEGDAIAGHLMQKINHDSKWASHELAEERGVFNDWEDSKYADPTEYREWFEHYVGEDADDWAEGFPIRNHNTTTIAPTGTTSMVGNTTGGCEPVYNVAYYKNVSDDVQGDEMLVEFDDYFLRVLEENGIDVETVKEEAQEQMATNEFDGVEGLSTVPDAIGELFVTTGDLSPKQHASIQCTLQDGVDSAISKTVNAPNDSTIEDAKDVFEYIYEHGGKGVTYYRDGTRSKQVLTTRAENTDFADMDTEEVIAQIEAVFGGIEAFLDDEDVRAALDGEIETLLGEADGEYADYAKKRPRPDVLHGVTQRIDTGYGKVYVNINEDPEAERPFELFANIGNSGGFTASFTEALAKTVSAALRAGVDPNEIAGELQGIRSPKVAWDKGEQIQSIPDAIGTAMRRYLDGDIERAYPQQQTLEETADEEDPEAMGHSTDGGATTAPSESVEPTEPSGDQQELIENGESPECPECGSMSLYYSEGCKTCESCGWSEC